A genomic segment from Alligator mississippiensis isolate rAllMis1 unplaced genomic scaffold, rAllMis1 scaffold_21, whole genome shotgun sequence encodes:
- the LOC132247315 gene encoding E3 ubiquitin-protein ligase TRIM15-like: MVGGRGSQPWRQSGPRGLTSHALTLPKTAALPDVVSLSSWQQKAAAERQKIVSAFEQLRRFLEEQERLMLAELGEAESRIEKSQGETVTQLSEEISHLTSLIRELEGKCQQAASDLLQDMRSTLSRCRKEQFQLPEGICPELETRLSILSGQTLTLQETLKKFQGTEKGAAKGKREASLLRKKRQAVGLNLEPASFLIRR, translated from the exons atgGTGGGAGGTCGGGGGTCCCAGCCATGGAGACAGTCGGGACCACGGGGCCTTACAAGCCATGCCCTGACTCTCCCCAAAACGGCTGCTCTCCCTGATGTGGTTTCTCTCTCTTCATGGCAGCAAAAGGCAGCAGCCGAGAGGCAGAAGATTGTGTCTGCGTTTGAGCAACTGCGCCGGTTTCTGGAGGAACAAGAGCGACTCATGCTGGCCGAGCTGGGAGAGGCGGAGAGCAGGATTGAGAAGAGTCAGGGGGAGACTGTCACCCAACTCTCCGAGGAGATTTCCCATCTCACCAgcctgatcagggagctggaggggaagTGCCAGCAGGCCGCCAGTGACCTCCTGCAG GACATGAGGAGCACACTGAGCAG GTGCAGGAAGGAGCAGTTCCAGCTGCCAGAGGGGATTTGCCCAGAGCTGGAAACAAGACTCAGCATCTTGTCTGGACAAACGCTAACTCTACAGGAGACATTGAAGAAGTTTCAAGGTACTGAGAAGGGGGCTgcgaaagggaagagggaagcaTCCTTGTTGAGGAAGAAGAGACAAGCAGTTGGTTTGAATTTGGAGCCAGCATCTTTTTTAATTAGGAGATAA